Proteins encoded together in one Vigna angularis cultivar LongXiaoDou No.4 chromosome 5, ASM1680809v1, whole genome shotgun sequence window:
- the LOC128196642 gene encoding 30S ribosomal protein S5, chloroplastic-like, with protein MRIWDFAIPFSQIQYCEIFSLPKPLDPNLNGGHFFAIPASSHFSLLPSPPHTVSLLFAKPQHHPFLLYAKCKPSDDIDTSDNVNPLEDIDFNPLEPAEGFVAPPSFDDGPLKTEDKIAATYEELYGPTFNGVSVLGNDVFEMDALVKRDTGFGSNSKKEKVRDGFKDRVVQVRRVTKVVKGGKQLRFRAVFIVGNKNGQDCIGVGKTKEVVAAIQKSASNAGRNIVKVPMTKYSTFPHRYTFSFCLECYSSFPHKYI; from the coding sequence ATGAGAATTTGGGATTTCGCTATCCCATTCTCCCAAATTCAGTATTGTGAAATCTTCTCCCTCCCAAAACCTCTGGACCCTAATCTCAACGGTGGCCATTTTTTCGCAATTCCCGCTTCTTCCCACTTCTCTCTCCTCCCCTCGCCGCCGCACACCGTCTCCCTCCTCTTCGCCAAACCCCAACACCACCCCTTCCTCCTCTACGCCAAATGCAAACCCTCTGATGACATCGACACCTCCGACAACGTCAACCCATTGGAAGACATTGACTTCAACCCCCTGGAGCCTGCGGAGGGATTTGTCGCCCCTCCCTCCTTCGACGATGGCCCCCTCAAGACGGAGGACAAGATCGCCGCAACATACGAGGAGCTCTACGGCCCTACCTTCAACGGCGTTTCCGTGCTCGGGAATGACGTCTTCGAAATGGACGCCCTGGTGAAGCGGGACACGGGGTTCGGGTCCAACTCGAAGAAGGAGAAGGTCCGCGACGGGTTCAAAGATAGGGTGGTCCAGGTGAGAAGGGTGACGAAAGTTGTTAAGGGAGGGAAGCAGTTGCGCTTCAGAGCTGTCTTCATTGTCGGCAACAAAAATGGCCAAGATTGCATCGGAGTTGGCAAGACCAAGGAAGTCGTCGCCGCCATTCAAAAGTCTGCATCCAATGCCGGGAGGAACATCGTGAAGGTGCCAATGACTAAGTACTCCACTTTTCCCCACAGGTACACATTCAGTTTTTGCTTAGAATGTTATAGTTCTTTTCCCCACAAGTATATTTAA